One genomic window of Halorubrum hochsteinianum includes the following:
- a CDS encoding acyl-CoA dehydrogenase family protein yields the protein MDFEVPAEHRMMRDTVREFCEDEIAPIAQEIEDEHRFPEEVFDSLADLDVMGVPVSEEYGGLGGDQLMYALITEELGRVSGGIGLSYAAHTSLGAKPIDLFGTNEQKEEWLRPLAEGEGIGAWALTEPGSGSDASDMDTTAEYDADAGEYVLNGTKQFITNANVANSILVKAVTDPEAGYDGISTFIVDPENDDGFEVTTVWDKMGLNSSPTCEIAFDDVRLPADRLLGEEGEGWTQTMKTLDGGRISIAALSVGLARGAYEAAEEYAGEREQFGKPIAKFDAVRDKIVHMHRQIERARLLTHKAATRYDAGESVTRESALAKLDASEAAREVAEEAVQTLGGYGYTTDFAPQRFYRDAKLMEIGEGTSEIQHVVIGRELGL from the coding sequence ATGGACTTCGAGGTACCCGCGGAACACCGGATGATGCGCGACACCGTCCGGGAGTTCTGCGAGGACGAGATCGCCCCCATCGCACAGGAGATAGAGGACGAACACCGGTTCCCCGAGGAGGTGTTCGACTCCCTCGCCGACCTCGACGTGATGGGCGTCCCGGTCTCCGAGGAGTACGGCGGACTCGGCGGCGACCAGCTGATGTACGCCCTGATCACGGAGGAGCTCGGCCGCGTTTCGGGCGGGATCGGCCTCTCGTACGCCGCCCACACCTCGCTGGGCGCGAAGCCGATCGACCTGTTCGGCACGAACGAGCAGAAGGAGGAGTGGCTCCGCCCGCTCGCCGAGGGCGAGGGGATCGGAGCGTGGGCGCTCACGGAGCCGGGCAGCGGTTCCGACGCGTCCGACATGGACACCACCGCCGAGTACGACGCCGACGCGGGCGAGTACGTGCTCAACGGCACCAAGCAGTTCATCACGAACGCGAACGTCGCGAACTCGATCCTCGTCAAGGCGGTCACCGACCCCGAGGCGGGCTACGACGGCATCTCGACGTTCATCGTCGACCCGGAGAACGACGACGGGTTCGAGGTGACGACCGTCTGGGACAAGATGGGGCTCAACAGCTCGCCGACCTGCGAGATCGCCTTCGACGACGTGCGGCTCCCGGCGGACCGCCTGCTCGGCGAGGAGGGCGAGGGCTGGACGCAGACGATGAAGACGCTCGACGGCGGCCGGATATCCATCGCCGCGCTCTCCGTGGGGCTCGCGCGGGGGGCCTACGAGGCCGCCGAGGAGTACGCGGGCGAGCGCGAGCAGTTCGGGAAACCGATCGCGAAGTTCGACGCGGTCCGCGACAAGATCGTCCACATGCACCGCCAGATCGAGCGGGCGCGGCTGCTCACGCACAAGGCGGCGACGAGGTACGACGCCGGCGAGTCGGTCACGAGGGAGTCGGCGCTGGCGAAGCTCGACGCCAGCGAGGCGGCCCGCGAGGTCGCCGAGGAGGCCGTCCAGACGCTCGGCGGCTACGGCTACACGACCGACTTCGCCCCGCAGCGCTTCTACCGCGACGCGAAGCTGATGGAGATCGGCGAGGGGACGAGCGAGATCCAACACGTCGTCATCGGGCGCGAACTCGGGCTGTAA
- a CDS encoding pirin family protein: MTSSRPSADRAAPVSGEPVRHGTGVNSNRAFPTGAHPQHLDPFVLFERFYIEPDQGFPMHPHRGFEIVSYMIEGGMDHGDSLGVTNTARENEAMHITTGGGIRHSEFPADGAGCNGLQLWINLPREDKGMEPDYSDAAADELPTETLDDATVTTVVGEDSPLSTHTPVEYLDIEVTGSWAWSVPDGWAGFLYAVDGAGTVDGSAIAEGDVLPVTEAATVDVRGEDSLRAVAVSGRPHGEPIDQRGPFVL, encoded by the coding sequence ATGACTTCCAGCCGGCCGAGCGCGGACCGAGCAGCTCCCGTCTCCGGCGAACCGGTCCGCCACGGCACGGGCGTGAACTCGAACCGGGCGTTCCCGACGGGGGCGCACCCGCAACACCTCGATCCGTTCGTCCTCTTCGAGCGGTTCTACATCGAGCCGGACCAGGGGTTCCCGATGCACCCGCACCGCGGGTTCGAGATCGTCTCGTACATGATCGAGGGCGGCATGGACCACGGGGACAGCCTCGGGGTGACGAACACCGCCCGCGAGAACGAGGCGATGCACATCACGACCGGCGGCGGGATCCGACACTCCGAGTTCCCCGCCGACGGGGCGGGTTGTAACGGTCTCCAACTCTGGATCAACCTGCCGCGCGAGGACAAGGGGATGGAGCCGGACTACTCGGACGCCGCGGCCGACGAGCTACCGACCGAGACGCTCGACGACGCGACCGTCACCACGGTCGTCGGCGAGGACTCACCGCTCTCGACGCACACGCCGGTGGAGTACCTCGACATCGAGGTGACGGGCTCGTGGGCGTGGTCCGTCCCCGACGGGTGGGCCGGCTTCCTCTACGCCGTGGACGGCGCGGGGACGGTCGACGGCTCGGCGATCGCCGAGGGCGACGTGCTTCCGGTGACGGAGGCGGCGACGGTCGACGTCCGCGGCGAGGACTCGCTGCGCGCGGTCGCGGTCTCGGGACGCCCACACGGCGAACCGATCGACCAGCGCGGCCCGTTCGTCCTCTGA
- a CDS encoding ABC transporter ATP-binding protein, protein MSDDVTGAANDRSGAADGPRGGTDPVLSLSGVDSGYGEVQVLDDCSVRLDPGEIVCLVGPNGAGKSTVLKTAFGMLTPWTGTVEYHGRDIGGMAPEEIVREGIGYVPQTDNVFGSLTIEENLRMGGVARDGGLDEVIAKLYDRFPIVEEKRNAKARTLSGGQRQVLAFARALVMEPDVLLIDEPSAGLAPNTADDVFEDVRAVNDMDTAILMVEQNVTKGLGISDRGYVLDQGTVRFEGTPEDLLNDEEVSQLYLGG, encoded by the coding sequence ATGAGCGACGACGTGACCGGGGCCGCCAACGACCGTTCCGGGGCCGCGGACGGGCCGCGCGGCGGGACCGACCCCGTCCTCTCGCTGTCGGGCGTCGACAGCGGCTACGGCGAGGTACAGGTGCTCGACGACTGCTCGGTCCGACTCGACCCGGGCGAGATCGTCTGTCTCGTCGGTCCCAACGGGGCCGGCAAGTCGACGGTCCTCAAGACGGCGTTCGGGATGTTGACTCCGTGGACGGGAACCGTCGAGTACCACGGCCGCGACATCGGGGGAATGGCCCCCGAGGAGATCGTCCGCGAGGGGATCGGCTACGTCCCCCAGACCGACAACGTGTTCGGGTCGCTGACGATAGAGGAGAACCTGCGGATGGGCGGCGTCGCCCGCGACGGCGGCCTCGACGAGGTGATAGCGAAGCTGTACGACCGGTTCCCGATCGTCGAGGAGAAGCGGAACGCGAAGGCCCGCACGCTCTCGGGCGGGCAGCGTCAGGTGTTGGCGTTCGCCAGGGCCCTCGTGATGGAGCCGGACGTGCTGCTCATCGACGAGCCGTCCGCGGGGCTCGCGCCGAACACCGCCGACGACGTGTTCGAGGACGTTCGGGCCGTCAACGACATGGACACCGCGATCCTGATGGTCGAACAGAACGTGACGAAGGGGCTAGGCATCTCCGATCGCGGCTACGTCCTCGATCAGGGGACCGTCAGGTTCGAGGGAACCCCCGAGGACCTGCTGAACGACGAGGAGGTCTCGCAGCTGTACCTCGGCGGGTGA
- a CDS encoding ABC transporter ATP-binding protein, translating to MSDAAENVVLRVDDLQKSFGGLTATDHATFDVERGTITGLIGPNGAGKSTIFNLISGFYEPDGGTVEVNGTDVTGMEPYEVAERGLVRTFQTPRKLEGMTVREAMLVGPRNQPGESFVRLFTSPGAVAESESENLADAERILAEFEIDHLAEQPATDISGGQMKLVELARAMLAEPEVLLLDEPVAGVNPTLAKKLKSQIRRLNDRGTTFLLIEHDMEFVMDLADPIVVLDQGTVLTEGTPHSVRNDQRVIDAYLGGGA from the coding sequence ATGAGTGACGCCGCCGAGAACGTCGTCCTCCGCGTCGACGACCTCCAGAAGTCGTTCGGCGGGCTCACCGCGACGGACCACGCCACCTTCGACGTCGAGCGGGGGACGATCACCGGCCTCATCGGTCCGAACGGGGCCGGCAAGTCGACCATCTTCAACCTCATCTCCGGCTTCTACGAGCCGGACGGGGGGACCGTCGAGGTGAACGGGACCGACGTGACCGGCATGGAGCCGTACGAGGTCGCCGAGCGCGGGCTCGTCAGGACGTTCCAGACCCCCCGCAAACTGGAGGGGATGACGGTCCGCGAGGCCATGCTCGTCGGGCCGCGGAACCAGCCCGGCGAGTCGTTCGTCCGGCTGTTCACCTCGCCGGGAGCGGTCGCCGAGAGCGAGTCGGAGAACCTCGCCGACGCGGAGCGGATACTGGCGGAGTTCGAGATCGACCACCTCGCGGAACAGCCCGCGACGGATATCTCCGGCGGGCAGATGAAGCTCGTCGAACTCGCGCGGGCCATGCTCGCCGAGCCGGAGGTACTGCTCTTGGACGAGCCCGTCGCGGGGGTGAATCCGACGCTCGCGAAGAAGCTCAAATCGCAGATCCGCCGGCTCAACGACCGCGGGACGACGTTCCTGCTCATCGAACACGACATGGAGTTCGTGATGGACCTGGCGGACCCGATCGTCGTCTTGGATCAGGGGACCGTCCTGACCGAGGGGACGCCGCACTCGGTGCGCAACGACCAGCGCGTCATCGACGCCTACCTCGGAGGTGGCGCATGA
- a CDS encoding NAD(P)-dependent oxidoreductase, with product MDVLLLGASGRIGRRVATELLSRGHSVTGVSRSGTVDGIDDGGFVAVAGDATDPDQVARLAAGHDAVASALGPGEDDDPAVLTEMIEATIEGLRRAGVDRLVWTGGAGGLSVGPDTRLVETEEFPDKWEPVARAAIDAYGILEAADDLRWTYLAPAALIEPGERTGEYRTAEGELVADEDGDSYISMEDFVVALVDELESGDGIGSYLATGY from the coding sequence ATGGACGTGTTACTCCTGGGCGCGAGCGGGCGCATCGGACGGCGAGTCGCGACGGAGCTGCTCTCCCGCGGCCACTCGGTCACGGGCGTCTCGCGGAGCGGAACCGTGGATGGAATCGACGACGGCGGCTTCGTCGCCGTCGCGGGGGACGCGACCGACCCCGATCAGGTGGCGCGGCTCGCGGCCGGCCACGACGCGGTCGCGTCCGCGCTCGGTCCGGGCGAGGACGACGACCCGGCGGTCCTCACCGAGATGATCGAGGCGACGATCGAGGGACTGCGCCGCGCCGGCGTCGACCGGCTCGTGTGGACGGGCGGCGCGGGCGGCCTGTCCGTCGGCCCGGACACGCGCCTCGTCGAGACGGAGGAATTCCCCGACAAGTGGGAACCAGTCGCCCGCGCGGCCATCGACGCGTACGGGATCCTCGAAGCCGCCGACGACCTCCGGTGGACCTACCTCGCGCCGGCCGCGCTCATCGAGCCCGGCGAGCGGACCGGCGAGTACCGGACCGCCGAGGGCGAGCTGGTGGCCGACGAGGACGGCGACAGCTACATCTCGATGGAGGACTTCGTCGTCGCGCTCGTCGACGAACTCGAGTCGGGCGACGGGATCGGCAGCTACCTCGCCACCGGGTACTGA
- a CDS encoding RIO1 family regulatory kinase/ATPase: MEFRQLVRGRVDWPDVERVARELADRYDRDGMRIRFLDADNWLSTPMVVDDDLFVKVITRQNTLVHALFTTGRNLGAFSAGTEGFFERHETPYEMARHELEATRRVRELGVHAPEPVEAFEVGDLGVLVLEYLPEFRTLGELDREAVARLAPDLFATLRTVHDAGLAHGDLRAENVLVADGELYVIDATRVSEDGREAARAYDLASALAALEPLIGAAAAVDAGLSSYDVDELLAAERFLDFVAIRPDHEFDGAELKGELEKGVT, from the coding sequence ATGGAGTTCCGGCAGCTCGTCCGCGGTCGCGTCGACTGGCCCGACGTCGAGCGGGTCGCGCGCGAGCTGGCGGACCGGTACGACCGCGACGGGATGCGGATCCGGTTCCTCGACGCCGACAACTGGCTGTCGACCCCGATGGTCGTCGACGACGACCTCTTCGTGAAGGTGATCACCCGGCAGAACACGCTCGTCCACGCGCTGTTCACCACCGGGCGGAACCTCGGCGCGTTCTCGGCCGGCACGGAGGGGTTCTTCGAGCGCCACGAGACTCCCTACGAGATGGCGCGTCACGAACTGGAGGCGACCCGCCGGGTCCGCGAGCTGGGAGTCCACGCGCCGGAGCCGGTCGAGGCGTTCGAGGTCGGCGACCTCGGGGTCCTCGTGCTGGAGTACCTCCCCGAGTTCCGAACGCTCGGCGAGCTGGACCGCGAGGCGGTCGCCCGGCTCGCGCCCGACCTGTTCGCGACGCTGCGGACCGTCCACGACGCCGGCCTCGCGCACGGCGACCTCCGCGCGGAGAACGTCCTCGTGGCCGACGGGGAGCTGTACGTCATCGACGCGACCCGCGTGAGCGAGGACGGCCGAGAGGCGGCGCGCGCGTACGACCTCGCGAGCGCGCTCGCGGCGCTCGAACCGCTGATCGGCGCGGCCGCGGCCGTCGACGCCGGGCTGAGCAGTTACGACGTCGACGAGCTGCTCGCGGCGGAGCGGTTCCTCGACTTCGTCGCCATCCGGCCCGACCACGAGTTCGACGGCGCGGAGCTGAAAGGGGAACTGGAGAAGGGAGTGACGTAG
- a CDS encoding aldehyde dehydrogenase family protein codes for MSDLSIDAGWEELYVDGEWRASESGETIAVEDPSTREAVTEVAAGTEADVDAAYEAAAEAQESWGEQPPARRQAVIEQFHQALDAHSEEIIELLEYEVGGSAIMGETSIQIAADHAGEAATLPRRMKGEHAASNIPGKENQLQVGPKGVVTVISPWNFPLNLSMRAVAPAIAAGNSVVLKPSTNSPITGGLLFAKLFEETDLPEGVLNVVTGRGSAIGDRVASHPESDVVAFTGSTEIGKRVAGLAGENLAVPAMELGGNNAHVVTADADLDRALDAAAFGSFVHQGQVCISINRHVVHEDIYDEYVAGLVDRAESLPTGSVHDPETIVGPIIDESQRDEMLGYVDETVEAGATLETGGHAVDVDGVDDSLVVAPTVLSGVTNDMPAAANEHFGPIAPVIPFSDVDEAVEIANDTEYGLSGAVHSGDLGTAKEIADRMETGNVHINDQPINDEAHVPFSGIGASGVGHYNSDAFLEEITETKWISIQHEPREYPF; via the coding sequence ATGAGTGACCTATCGATCGACGCGGGCTGGGAGGAACTCTACGTCGACGGCGAGTGGCGCGCCAGCGAGAGCGGCGAGACCATCGCCGTCGAGGACCCCTCGACGCGCGAGGCGGTGACCGAGGTGGCCGCGGGCACCGAGGCCGACGTGGACGCGGCCTACGAGGCCGCCGCGGAGGCGCAAGAGTCGTGGGGCGAGCAGCCGCCCGCCCGCCGACAGGCGGTCATCGAGCAGTTCCATCAGGCGCTCGACGCGCACAGCGAGGAGATCATCGAGCTGTTGGAGTACGAGGTCGGCGGCTCGGCGATCATGGGCGAGACGTCGATCCAGATCGCGGCCGACCACGCCGGCGAGGCCGCGACGCTCCCGCGCCGGATGAAAGGCGAGCACGCCGCCTCCAACATTCCCGGCAAGGAGAACCAGCTTCAGGTCGGCCCCAAGGGCGTCGTCACGGTGATCTCGCCGTGGAACTTCCCGCTGAACCTCTCGATGCGGGCGGTCGCGCCCGCCATCGCGGCGGGTAACTCCGTGGTGCTCAAGCCGTCGACGAACTCCCCGATCACCGGCGGGCTGCTGTTCGCGAAGCTGTTCGAGGAGACGGACCTCCCCGAGGGCGTCCTGAACGTCGTCACCGGCCGCGGCTCGGCGATCGGCGACCGCGTCGCGAGCCACCCCGAGAGCGACGTCGTCGCGTTCACCGGCTCGACCGAGATCGGCAAGCGTGTCGCCGGCCTCGCGGGCGAGAACCTCGCCGTCCCGGCGATGGAGCTCGGCGGGAACAACGCCCACGTCGTCACCGCGGACGCCGATCTCGACCGCGCGCTCGACGCCGCCGCGTTCGGCTCCTTCGTCCACCAGGGACAGGTGTGTATCTCGATCAACCGCCACGTCGTCCACGAGGACATCTACGACGAGTACGTCGCGGGGCTCGTCGACCGCGCCGAGTCGCTGCCGACCGGCAGCGTCCACGACCCGGAGACGATCGTCGGGCCGATCATCGACGAGTCGCAGCGCGACGAGATGCTCGGCTACGTCGACGAGACGGTCGAGGCGGGCGCGACCCTCGAAACGGGCGGCCACGCGGTCGACGTCGACGGCGTCGACGACTCGCTCGTCGTCGCGCCGACCGTCCTCTCGGGCGTGACGAACGACATGCCCGCCGCGGCGAACGAGCACTTCGGTCCGATCGCGCCGGTGATCCCGTTCTCCGATGTCGACGAGGCGGTCGAGATCGCCAACGACACCGAGTACGGACTCTCCGGCGCGGTCCACTCCGGCGACCTCGGCACGGCGAAGGAGATCGCCGACCGCATGGAGACCGGCAACGTCCACATCAACGACCAGCCGATCAACGACGAGGCGCACGTCCCGTTCAGCGGGATCGGGGCGTCCGGCGTCGGCCACTACAACAGCGACGCGTTCCTGGAGGAGATCACCGAGACGAAGTGGATCTCGATCCAGCACGAGCCGCGCGAGTACCCGTTCTGA
- a CDS encoding halocyanin domain-containing protein — protein MSDKLSRRRYLAGTGAALTIGTLAGCSGGGDGGDGSDGSDGDDGMDGSDGGDGGDVPSEIDDYLADANQYDGSIEDLTGQDEVTIEVGTGDVGYGFSPAAVRIDSSTTVVWEWTGNGGGHNVASVEDSESDFDNGEIIGEEGYTFEQSFDNTGTQLYECTPHSANGMLGAIEVVEA, from the coding sequence ATGTCTGACAAACTGTCCAGACGGCGGTATCTCGCCGGAACCGGAGCCGCGTTGACCATCGGAACGCTCGCCGGCTGTTCCGGCGGCGGCGACGGCGGCGACGGGTCCGACGGCTCGGACGGAGACGACGGGATGGACGGATCTGACGGCGGTGACGGCGGCGACGTGCCGAGCGAGATCGACGACTACCTCGCCGACGCCAACCAGTACGACGGGTCCATCGAGGACCTCACCGGGCAGGACGAGGTCACGATCGAGGTCGGCACGGGTGACGTCGGATACGGCTTCTCGCCGGCGGCGGTCCGGATCGACTCCAGCACCACCGTCGTCTGGGAGTGGACCGGGAACGGCGGCGGGCACAACGTGGCCTCGGTCGAGGACTCGGAGTCCGACTTCGACAACGGTGAAATCATCGGCGAGGAAGGGTACACCTTCGAGCAGTCGTTCGACAACACCGGCACCCAGCTGTACGAGTGTACCCCGCACTCGGCGAACGGGATGCTCGGCGCGATCGAAGTCGTCGAGGCCTGA
- the sod gene encoding superoxide dismutase, whose amino-acid sequence MSYELDPLPYEYDALEPHISEQVLEWHHDTHHQGYVNGWNAAEETLEANRDAGDFSSSGGAIRNVTHNSSGHILHDLFWQNMSPEGGDEPEGELADRIEEDFGSYEAWKGEFEAAASAASGWALLVYDSFSNQLRNVVVDKHDQGAIWGGHPVLALDVWEHSYYHDYGPARGEFVDNFFEVVDWEEPSDRYEQAVELFE is encoded by the coding sequence ATGAGCTACGAACTCGATCCGCTGCCGTACGAGTACGACGCGCTGGAACCGCACATCTCCGAGCAGGTGCTCGAATGGCACCACGATACCCACCACCAAGGGTACGTAAACGGCTGGAACGCCGCCGAGGAGACGCTCGAAGCGAACCGCGACGCTGGCGACTTCTCCTCTTCCGGCGGAGCCATTCGCAACGTGACTCACAACTCCTCGGGCCACATCCTCCACGACCTGTTCTGGCAGAACATGTCGCCGGAGGGCGGCGACGAGCCCGAGGGTGAGCTGGCCGACCGCATCGAGGAGGACTTCGGCTCGTACGAGGCCTGGAAGGGCGAGTTCGAGGCGGCGGCCTCCGCGGCCAGCGGCTGGGCGCTTCTGGTGTACGATTCGTTCTCGAACCAGCTTCGCAACGTCGTGGTCGACAAGCACGACCAGGGCGCTATCTGGGGCGGTCACCCCGTCCTCGCGCTCGACGTCTGGGAGCACTCCTACTACCACGACTACGGCCCGGCCCGCGGCGAGTTCGTCGACAACTTCTTCGAGGTCGTCGACTGGGAGGAGCCGTCGGACCGCTACGAGCAGGCCGTCGAGCTGTTCGAGTAA
- the tenA gene encoding thiaminase II, which produces MAFSDRLLDAGSEIWDAQREHPFVVELADGSLDEGAFRHWVKQDYRYLLDYARVFALAGAAADDEETTRRLTGTAHATLADEMDLHRSFAAEYGLSPADLEAVEKAPTCAAYTDFLVRTAHEGSIAEIAAAVYPCGQGYLDVADHMADLATGEHRYTPFIEKYTSDEFRETVAWMRDLVDRYGEAYPGERDAMRAAFLRSARLEHAFWEMCYTREEWSV; this is translated from the coding sequence ATGGCGTTCAGCGACCGACTCCTCGACGCCGGATCGGAGATCTGGGACGCGCAGAGGGAGCACCCGTTCGTCGTCGAACTCGCGGACGGCAGCCTCGACGAGGGGGCGTTCCGCCACTGGGTGAAGCAGGACTACCGGTACCTGCTCGACTACGCTCGCGTCTTCGCGCTCGCGGGGGCGGCGGCGGACGACGAGGAGACGACGCGGCGGCTGACGGGGACCGCGCACGCCACCCTCGCGGACGAGATGGACCTCCACCGGTCGTTCGCGGCCGAGTACGGGCTCTCGCCCGCGGACCTCGAAGCCGTCGAGAAGGCACCGACCTGCGCCGCCTACACGGACTTCCTCGTGCGGACGGCCCACGAGGGGTCGATCGCCGAGATCGCGGCCGCCGTCTACCCGTGCGGACAGGGCTACCTCGACGTCGCCGACCACATGGCCGACCTCGCGACCGGGGAGCACCGGTACACGCCGTTCATCGAGAAGTACACGAGCGACGAGTTTCGCGAGACGGTCGCGTGGATGCGCGACCTCGTCGACCGGTACGGCGAGGCGTACCCCGGCGAGCGCGACGCCATGCGGGCGGCGTTCCTGCGGAGCGCCCGGCTCGAACACGCGTTCTGGGAGATGTGTTACACCCGAGAGGAGTGGTCCGTCTGA
- a CDS encoding ArsR/SmtB family transcription factor, giving the protein MSQFDRSGGVASDGERADRIDGTDGAAAAARTKSRIPPAEVFAVLGNETRVEVLHALLELGGDESPVSFTELFERVDATDSANFSYHLDQLTGHFVRRREEGYELRAPGRKVVSSIFTGTLTERAQLGFFPAEGSCHACGGDLHGWYVDDTLAIGCTDCGAIQVSYPFPAGALDGRSTDDLLEAFHHYVRHHYCLAADGVCPECTGTVETDLVRTPDEEGQAVAVEHVCRRCSYDLRSTVGLLLLDDPDVLRFCADRGVDLSSTPFWEFDWCVSDAATTVVSEDPLRVRLTVACAGDEMRVGVDESGRVVETDGPERDAT; this is encoded by the coding sequence ATGAGCCAGTTCGACCGGTCCGGCGGGGTCGCCTCCGACGGCGAGCGCGCGGACCGCATCGACGGGACCGACGGCGCGGCCGCGGCCGCCCGAACGAAGTCGCGGATCCCGCCCGCGGAGGTGTTCGCCGTCCTCGGCAACGAGACGCGGGTCGAGGTCCTCCACGCGCTGCTCGAACTCGGCGGCGACGAGTCGCCCGTGAGCTTCACCGAGCTCTTCGAACGGGTCGACGCGACGGACAGCGCGAACTTCAGCTACCACCTCGACCAGCTCACCGGGCACTTCGTCCGGCGGCGCGAGGAGGGGTACGAGCTCCGCGCGCCCGGCCGGAAGGTCGTGAGCTCCATCTTCACCGGCACGCTGACCGAGCGGGCGCAGCTCGGCTTCTTCCCGGCGGAGGGGTCGTGTCACGCCTGCGGCGGCGACCTCCACGGGTGGTACGTCGACGACACGCTCGCTATCGGCTGCACCGACTGCGGCGCGATACAGGTGAGCTACCCCTTCCCGGCGGGCGCGCTCGACGGTCGGTCGACCGACGACCTGCTGGAGGCGTTCCACCACTACGTCCGACACCACTACTGTCTGGCCGCGGACGGCGTCTGCCCCGAGTGTACCGGAACCGTCGAGACCGACCTCGTGCGGACGCCCGACGAGGAGGGGCAGGCCGTCGCGGTCGAGCACGTCTGCCGGCGCTGTAGCTACGACCTCCGGTCGACGGTCGGTCTCCTGCTGCTCGACGACCCCGACGTCCTCCGGTTCTGCGCGGACCGCGGCGTCGACCTGAGTTCGACGCCGTTCTGGGAGTTCGACTGGTGCGTGAGCGACGCCGCGACGACGGTCGTCTCCGAGGACCCGCTTCGCGTGCGGCTGACGGTCGCCTGCGCGGGCGACGAGATGCGAGTCGGCGTCGACGAGTCCGGGAGGGTCGTCGAGACGGACGGCCCCGAACGCGACGCGACGTAG
- a CDS encoding cytochrome C oxidase subunit IV family protein, with translation MAHDSVKLYSAIYVALLVAATLNFLLFESSFVEFTYAQAIIGTLVIATVKTLLIVAYFMHLRWENRSLTYLMGMALALTMLLMAAATYSIS, from the coding sequence ATGGCGCACGACTCCGTGAAGCTGTACTCGGCGATATACGTCGCCCTCCTCGTGGCGGCGACGCTGAACTTCCTCCTCTTCGAGTCGTCTTTCGTCGAGTTCACCTACGCGCAGGCGATCATTGGCACGTTGGTGATTGCGACGGTCAAGACGCTGCTCATCGTCGCGTACTTCATGCACCTCCGGTGGGAGAACCGCTCGCTGACCTACCTGATGGGGATGGCGCTTGCGCTCACCATGCTGCTGATGGCGGCCGCGACGTACTCCATCTCGTAA